The nucleotide sequence CTCGGCCTGACCCTGCCCGCGGTCGCGACGCCGGCCGGCGCCTACATCCCGGCCCGGCGCACCGGGAACCTGGTGTTCACCGCCGGGCAGGTCCCGTTCGTCGACGGGAAGATCGCCGCGACCGGCAAGGTCGGCGCCGGCGTGACGCCGGAGGACGCCTACGGCCTGGCCCGGATCTGCACGCTGAACGCGCTCGCGGCGATCGACGGCCTGGTCGGGCTCGACGCCGTCACCGGTGTGGTCAAGGTCGTCGGCTT is from Pseudonocardia autotrophica and encodes:
- a CDS encoding RidA family protein, whose protein sequence is MSALARLKELGLTLPAVATPAGAYIPARRTGNLVFTAGQVPFVDGKIAATGKVGAGVTPEDAYGLARICTLNALAAIDGLVGLDAVTGVVKVVGFVSSDPSFTGQPGVINGASDLLGEVFGEAGAHARSAVGVAVLPLDVPVEVELTVEVG